One window of Papaver somniferum cultivar HN1 chromosome 9, ASM357369v1, whole genome shotgun sequence genomic DNA carries:
- the LOC113314306 gene encoding FT-interacting protein 1-like, whose product MTISFCCCCGETNHKHKEPERVPPTQEKDSEKPAGTMHQNNQQPIPNNQEDFKLKDTNPRLGERWPNGGVRGGGGWMSGDKITSTYDLVEQMYYLYVRVVKAKDLPTSAITGSCDPYAEVKLGNYKGTTRHYEKKTHPEWNQVFAFSKERIQSSVLEVFIKDKEMVGRDDYLGKVLFDLNEVPTRVPPDSPLAPQWYRLEDRRGEGKVRGEIMLAVWMGTQADEAFPEAWNSDAATVHGEGVFNIRSKVYVSPKLWYLRVNVIEAQDVQPNDRGRLPEVYVKAQVGTQILKTKLCPTRTINPLWNEDLVFVAAEPFEEQLVLTVEDRVHPSKDEVLGKISLPLNVFEKRLDHRPVHTRWFNLEKFGFGVLEGDKRKELKFSSRIHLRVCLEGAYHVLDESTMYISDQRPTSRQLWKQPIGILEVGILSAQGLLPMKMKDGRGATDAYCVAKYGQKWVRTRTIIDSSGPKWNEQYTWEVYDPCTVITLGVFDNCHLGHGDRPGGAGGGGGSGRDSRIGKVRIRLSTLEADRIYTNSYPLLVLHPSGVKKMGELQLAVRFTCLSLANMIYLYGHSLLPKMHYLHPFTVNQLDSLRYQAMSIVAVRLGRAEPPLRKEVVEYMLDVGSHMWSMRRSKANFFRIMSLLSGMISVSRWFDDVCHWKNPITSVLVHVLFLILIWYPELILPTIFLYMFLIGLWNYRFRARHPPHMDTRLSWAEAVHPDELDEEFDTFPTSRPQDIVRMRYDRLRSVAGRIQTVVGDMATQGERFQSLLSWRDPRATSLFIVFCLCAAIILYVTPFKALALLVGLHMLRHPRFRSKMPSVPSNFFKRLPARTDGML is encoded by the exons ATGACAATCAG cttctgttgctgttgtggagaaaCTAATCATAAACACAAAGAACCGGAGAGAGtaccaccaacacaagaaaaagaTTCTGAGAAACCAGCAGGAACCATGCACCAGAACAACCAGCAACCCATTCCCAATAACCAAGAGGACTTCAAACTGAAGGACACGAATCCCCGACTTGGAGAAAGATGGCCAAATGGGGGCGTACGAGGTGGTGGGGGGTGGATGAGTGGAGACAAAATTACCAGCACTTACGACCTCGTCGAACAAATGTACTATTTGTATGTTCGAGTTGTCAAAGCCAAAGACCTTCCTACTAGTGCCATCACTGGAAGCTGTGATCCTTATGCGGAGGTAAAGCTTGGAAACTATAAAGGTACAACAAGACATTACGAGAAGAAAACACACCCCGAATGGAATCAGGTATTTGCTTTCTCGAAAGAAAGAATTCAATCGTCAGTATTGGAGGTTTTCATCAAGGATAAAGAAATGGTTGGAAGAGATGATTACCTTGGGAAGGTGTTGTTTGATCTTAATGAAGTGCCGACTCGAGTCCCACCTGATAGTCCCTTGGCTCCTCAGTGGTATAGACTTGAAGACCGACGTGGAGAAGGAAAGGTGAGAGGTGAAATTATGCTTGCAGTCTGGATGGGAACACAGGCTGATGAAGCCTTCCCAGAGGCCTGGAATTCAGATGCTGCAACAGTTCATGGGGAAGGCGTATTCAATATCCGATCAAAAGTTTATGTCTCGCCGAAACTTTGGTACCTCAGAGTTAATGTAATTGAAGCACAGGACGTACAACCAAATGATAGAGGCAGGCTTCCTGAAGTGTATGTGAAGGCTCAAGTTGGTAcccaaattctcaaaacaaaGTTATGCCCAACACGAACGATTAATCCACTTTGGAACGAAGATCTTGTCTTTGTAGCAGCTGAACCATTCGAAGAGCAATTGGTCCTTACAGTTGAGGATCGAGTACATCCGTCTAAAGATGAAGTGCTTGGAAAGATAAGTTTGCCACTCAACGTGTTTGAAAAGCGCTTGGACCACCGCCCTGTTCACACTCGATGGTTCAACCTCGAAAAGTTCGGATTTGGAGTCTTGGAAGGTGACAAAAGGAAGGAGCTCAAGTTCTCAAGCAGAATTCATCTAAGAGTGTGCCTCGAAGGTGCTTATCACGTACTTGATGAATCAACAATGTATATAAGCGACCAACGGCCAACTTCAAGGCAACTATGGAAGCAACCGATCGGCATTCTGGAAGTAGGTATTCTCAGTGCACAAGGACTTCTGCCAATGAAAATGAAAGATGGGCGAGGTGCCACAGATGCTTACTGCGTCGCGAAGTATGGGCAGAAATGGGTGCGAACAAGAACAATAATCGACAGCTCCGGCCCAAAATGGAACGAGCAGTACACATGGGAGGTTTATGATCCCTGCACAGTGATCACATTAGGGGTTTTTGACAACTGCCACTTGGGCCATGGTGACAGACCTGGTGGCGCGGGCGGAGGTGGTGGTTCTGGAAGAGATTCAAGAATCGGAAAGGTAAGAATTCGACTATCAACATTAGAAGCAGATCGAATTTATACAAATTCTTACCCGCTTCTAGTACTTCACCCATCTGGGGTGAAGAAGATGGGTGAGCTGCAGTTAGCTGTGCGTTTCACGTGCTTGTCCCTTGCTAACATGATATACCTTTACGGTCACTCACTACTACCAAAAATGCATTACCTGCATCCATTCACAGTAAATCAATTAGACAGCTTAAGATACCAAGCCATGAGTATAGTTGCTGTAAGGTTGGGACGAGCTGAACCGCCACTGCGAAAGGAAGTTGTTGAGTACATGTTGGATGTAGGTTCTCACATGTGGAGTATGAGAAGAAGCAAAGCTAACTTCTTCCGGATAATGTCCTTACTATCAGGAATGATCTCGGTCAGTAGATGGTTCGACGATGTTTGTCACTGGAAGAACCCAATCACATCAGTTCTTGTTCATGTTCTCTTCCTAATATTGATCTGGTACCCTGAATTGATTCTTCCAACAATCTTCCTGTATATGTTTCTCATTGGATTATGGAACTACAGATTCCGAGCTAGGCACCCACCACACATGGACACAAGACTTTCATGGGCAGAAGCAGTTCATCCAGACGAGCTCGACGAAGAATTCGACACTTTCCCAACATCGAGACCTCAGGATATTGTAAGAATGAGGTATGATCGGCTCAGAAGTGTTGCGGGAAGGATTCAGACAGTGGTAGGGGATATGGCAACTCAAGGAGAGAGATTTCAGTCTCTGTTAAGCTGGAGAGATCCTAGAGCAACAAGTCTCTTCATAGTTTTCTGTCTCTGTGCAGCTATCATTCTGTATGTAACTCCTTTTAAGGCACTGGCGCTGCTCGTAGGGCTACATATGCTACGCCATCCAAGATTCCGAAGCAAAATGCCTTCCGTCCCCAGCAATTTCTTTAAGAGGTTGCCGGCTCGAACTGATGGAATGCTTTAA